The Cellulomonas sp. S1-8 genomic sequence GACGAGCCGCTGACGGCGTGGCACTACCGCCCGGCGGCGATGCGCGCCGCGATGCTCGATGCGCACTACCCACTGCAGCTGCTGCTGTACACGGTCGCGCTGCACCGCTTCCTGCGGTGGCGGCTGCCGGGGTACGACCCGCAGCGGCACCTGGGCGGCGGGGCGTACCTGTTCGTGCGGGGCATGTGCGGGCCGGCGACGCCCGTGGTCGACGGGTCGCCCTGCGGGGTCGTGTCGTGGCGGCCGCCGCCGGCGCTGGTCGTGGCGCTGTCGGCGCTGCTCGACGGCCGGGGATCGGGACGATGAGCGCGCCCGCGCTGCCCGGGGCGCAGGCCGACCCGGGTGACCCGCGTCGTCCCTGGCGCGCGGGGGCGCTGCTGTCGGTGTTCGCCGCCGCGGGCGTCCTGACGTCGGCCGACGTGCGTGTCGCCGAGCGGCTGGGCCTGCTGACCGGTGAGGACGACCCGACCGTGCACCTGGCCGCTGCGCTGGCCGTGCGCGCGGTCCGGTCGGGGTCGGTGTGCGTCGACCTGGCCGACGCGCCGACGCTCACGGCGGAGGGCTCCCCCGACGACCCCGACGCACCGGTGCCCGACGTGCCGCTGCCGTGGCCGGACCTCGACGCGTGGACCGCCGCCGTGCGCGGCAGCGCGCTCGTCGCCGACGGCGTCGACGGGCCTGCGGACCGGCCGGTGCGCTGGGTCGACGGGCGCGTGTACCTCGACCGCTACTGGCGGGACGAGCAGGTGGTGCGCCGGGACGTCGACGAGCGGCTCGCGTCGCTGCTCGACGTCGACGACGCGGCCGTGGGCGCCGCGGTGCAGGCCCGGTTCCCCCGGCCGCAGGACGCCCGGCAGCGGCTCGCCACGGCGACGGCGGCCCTGTCCCGGCTGACGGTGCTCACAGGTGGTCCGGGCACGGGCAAGACGACGACGGTCGCGCGGCTGGTGGCGGTGCTGCGCGACGTCGCCGGGCCGGGCCTGCGGGTCGCGCTCGCCGCGCCGACGGGCAAGGCGGCCGCGCGCCTGCAGGAGGCGGTGAACGCCGAGCTCGACCGCATGGCCCGCGACGCGGGCGACGTTGCGGCGGCCGCACCGCTGACGGCGTCGACCGTGCACCGCCTGCTGGGCTGGCGGCCGTCGAGCACGCGGTTCGCGCACGACCGCACGCACCGGCTGCCGCACGACGTCGTCGTCCTCGACGAGGCGTCGATGGTGTCGCTGCCGCTGCTCGCGCGCGTGCTCGACGCCCTGCGCCCCGACGCGCGGCTGGTGCTCGTCGGCGACCCGGACCAGCTCGCATCGGTCGAGGTGGGTGCGGTGCTGGGCGACCTCGTCGCACGCCCGGTGCGCGACGGGTCGCTGCCGGGGCGCCTGGCGGGGCTGCTGCCGGGGGACGTCCCGGGTGGTGACGGGCCGGGTGGCGACGGGCCTGGTGGTGACGGGCCTGGTGGTGACGGGCCGGTTGGCGACGGGCCGGTTGCTCACGGGCGTGGTGCCGACCCTGCGGCGGACGACGCCCGTGACCGCGCCGCCCTGCACGGCGGCGTCGTGCGGCTCGTCGTGCCCCACCGGTTCGGTCACGACCTCGGCGAGCTCGCCGACGCGGTGCGCCGCGGCGACGCCGACACCGCGCTGACCCTGCTGCGCGCAGGCGGCGCGCACGTGTCCCTCGTCGAGCCCGCCGGGCCCACGCCGACGGACGACGAGGTCCCCGGGCTGCGACTCGACATCGCCGCGACGGGCGCGCTGATCGCGGCGTCCGCGCGCGCCGGGGACGCCGCCGGCGCCCTCGAGGCGCTCGGCACGCACCGCCTGCTGCTCGCCCACCGGCGCGGTCCCGCGGGTGTGGCCCGGTGGGCGGCGCTGGCGCAGCGCTGGGTCGAGGACGCGACGCTCGACCGCGAGCACAGCCCCTGGGCGATCGGCCGTCCGCTGCTCGTCACGACCAACGACCGCACCACGGGCCTCTCGAACGGCGACACGGGCGTCATCGTGTCCGACGGCGCCGGCGGCGTGGTCGCGGCATTCGGCGAACCGCGCGCCCCGCGGCTCGTCCGCCCCCACCGCCTGCCCGCCGTCGAGCCGGTGCACGCCATGACGGTGCACCGCGCGCAGGGCAGCCAGTTCGCGCTGGTATCCGTCGTCCTGCCTCCCGCGTCGTCCCCGCTGCTGACCCGCGAGCTGCTGTACACCGCGGTCACGCGCGCCCGGGAGCACGTCCGCGTCGTCGGCTCCGCGGACGCCGTCCGCGTCGCCGTCGAGCGCCCGGTCCGACGAGCCAGCGGCCTGCGCTTCGAACGCTGACCAGCACCGAAGCTGGATTGCTCTCTCGCGCCAGGGGATGGAGCCGGATTGCTCTCTCGCGGGTAGGGGATGGAGCTGGATTGCTCTCTCGCGGGTAGGGGCAGACGGGGTGGGGCGTCAGCAGCAGCGGTCGTGGGCCATGGACTCGCGGGCGTCGTCTCGCGCGCGCCACCACTGCGCGCGCGTCAGCGGGGGGTGGTCCGGGTGCGCGCGGGCGTGCGCGGCGACGTCCCGGTCGTACGCGGCCTCGCCCGTCAGCTCCCGCACGTACCACCGCACCCCCCGCCCCACCCGCGAGAGGGCGGTCCAACCCGCACGCCCCACCCCCGAAGCCCGCGAGAGAGCACTCCAGCCCCGCTCGGGCACCGCTCCCGGTGCGCTCACGTCAGTGCTTCCCACCAGCGAGCAGGTGCGGGTCGCCGACCACCGCGTACTCCGCCTCGACCTTGCGCTCCAGCGGGTGCGCACCCAGGCCCGACGGCGCGTAGAAGTGCGACGGCACGTGCGGGTCCTCGCTGTCCCCGACGTCCTTGCCCTGCGCGGCGCCGGCCCGCAGCGCCGTCACGACCGACATGAGGGCGGCCGCCATGAGCAGCGCGACGAGCACGACGAACGCGATGGACAGCGTCCCCTGGATCGCGCTGTTGCGGACCGTGGCGGTGGCGTCCGCGAGCGCCTGCCCGCTGAGCTCCCCACCGGCGATCTTGTCCTTCGTCGCCTGGTGCAGCGCCCAGTACCCGACGGCCAGGTCGCTGGAGAAGATCTTCTGGTAGGACGCCGCAAAGGTCGTCGCGGTGTCGAACGCGAGCGGCAGCAGCGGGATCCACGCCCACTTCACGTAGCCCTTCTTCACGACCATCACGGTGACGATGGTGAGCGCGCACGCGGCGATGAGCTGGTTCGCGATGCCGAACAGCGGGAACAGGGTGCGGATGCCGCCGTTGGGGTCGGTCACGCCCATGAGCAGCAGCGAGCCCCACGCAGCGACGACGACGCCCGTCGTCAGCCAGGACCCGAGCCGCCAGCTGGGGTCGCGGAACCTGGGCAGGGCATTGCCGATCGCGTCGCCGAGCTGGAAGCGCGCGACGCGCGTCACGGCGTCGACGGCGGACAGGATGAACAGCGCCTCGAACATGATCGCGAAGTGGTACCAGAACGACATCATCGCCTTGCCGCCGACGACGTTGTGCATGATGTTCGCCATCCCGACCGCGAGCGTCGGGGCGCCTCCGGTGCGGGAGACGACGGAGGGTTCGCCCACGTCCGTCGCGACGGCCTCGAGCGCGGCCGCGCCGGTGAGCGTGACGTCCTCGCCGTCGACGACGGTGTCCCACGTGATCTCGGGCTGGTTGCCCGCGGGGTCGGAGACGCGCAGGTTGCCGATGGCGGCCTCGGCGTTCTCCTCGGGTGACGCGTCGGGCGAGAACTGCTCGCCCGCGGTCGACTGGATCGCGGCGGGCGACATGTTCATCGAGAAGTACACGCCCTGGTTGAGCGACACCGCGGCGGCCAGCGCCATGACGGCGACGAACGACTCCATGAGCATGCCGCCGTACCCGATCATGCGGGTCTGCGACTCCTTCTGGATCATCTTGGGCGTCGTCCCGGACGCGACCATGGCGTGCATCCCGGACAGCGCGCCGCACGCGATGGTGATGAACAGGAACGGGAACAGCGCACCGGCGAACACGGGGCCCTCGGTGTTGAACGCGAACTCGGTGACGTCGGGCATCTGCGCGATCGGCCGGACGACGACGATGCCGACGGCGAGCACGACGATCGTGCCGACCTTCATGAACGTCGACAGGTAGTCCCGGGGCGTCAGCAGCAGCCAGACGGGCAGCACGGCGGCGAGGAACCCGTAGATCACCATCCACACGACGAGCGACGTCGGGGCGAGGTGGAAGAACTCGCCCCACGACGACTCCGCGACCCACCGTCCGCCGATGATGGCGGCGAGGAGCGCGGCGAACCCGATGAGCGACACCTCGGTGACCCGCCCCGGCCGCAGGAACCGCAGGTACAGGCCCATGAGCAGCGCGATCGGGATGGTGCAACCGACCGAGAACACGCCCCACGGGGACTCCGCGAGCGCGTTCACGCAGACCAGCGCGAGCACCGCCAGCACGATCATCAGCATGACGAACACGACGACGATGGCGACGGTGCCGCCGAACCGCCCGATCTCGTCGCGGGCCATCTGCCCCAGGGAGCGGCCCCCGCGGCGCATCGAGTAGAACAGCACCAGCATGTCCTGGACGCCGCCCGCGACGACGACGCCGAGGATGATCCACAGCGTCCCGGGCAGGTAGCCCATCTGCGCCGCGAGCACGGGCCCGACCAGCGGGCCGGCGCCGGCGATGGCCGCGAAGTGGTGCCCGTACAGCACGCGTCGGTCCGTGGGGTCGAAGTCCCGGCCGTTGTTGACGCGCTCGGCCGGGGTCGCCCGGGTGTCGTCGGGACGCATGATGCGCCGCTGGACGTACAGCGCGTAGAACCGGTACGCGATCGTGTACGTCGCCACGGCGGTGACCACGAACCAGATGGTGTTGACGCGCTCCCCGCGGACGATCGCCAGCATCGTCCAGCCGACCGCCCCGACCAGGGAGATCGCCACCCACAGCGCGACCTTCGCTGGGGTCCACCGCGGTCTCTCGACGACGCCCACGGGCACCCCGCGGTCGTCGCGCAGGACCGCGGCCTGCTCGTCGGGCGTGTACTCGGGCAGCTGCGCGTCGCGCGTGGTGGTCATGTCGGCTCCGTCGATGACGCGGGACGCTCCGCGTCGGTCCCCCCGACGGCCCCGTCCTCCCATCATGGCCTCGACGGGGTCACCCACGAGGTGACTCGTCGCACGGCGTGTCGTGACCTCGCGACCGGGACGTCCTCGTCACGCCCGGCTCGGGAGGCGAGGCCGCGGACGCCGACCCATGCTGGAGCCTCCGAACGAAGAGGAGTCGACATGACGACCGAGGTCGAGAAGTCCGTCCTGGTGAACGTGCCGGTGTCCGTGGCCTACAACCAGTGGACGCAGTTCGAGGAGTTCCCCCACTTCATGGGCGGGGTCAAGAAGGTCGAGCAGCTCAGCGACGACCGGCTGCACTAGGTCGCCGAGATCTTCGGCGTCAAGCGGCAGTGGGACGCGCAGATCGTGGAGCAGGTCGTGGACCAGAAGGTCGCGTGGGCGGCCACCGAGGGCGCCACGAACGCCGGGGCCGTGCGGTTCGAGGACGTCGGCGGCGGGCAGACGCACGTGCACCTCAGCCTGGCGTACGAGCCCGAGGGCCTCGTCGAGAAGGCCGGCGACGCGCTGCACATCGTCGAGAAGCAGGCCGAGGGCGACCTCGAGCGCTTCAAGGCGTTCATCGAGGCCGAGGGCTACGCGACCGACGCCTGGCGCGGGTCGATCAACGAGGGCGTCGGCGTCGCCCCGGGGGTCGAGGACGCCGCCGCGACGCGCGGTGACTCCGGCTGGGCCGGGGTGTCCGGTGCGGTGCTCGCCGCGGGCGCCGTCGCGGCCGGTGCCGCGGTCGCCGGTGCGGCAGCGGCGAAGACGTCGCCGGGCGACGACACCGTCGAGGTCGTGGAGACGGTCCCCGTGACGCCGGTCGAGCCGGTCGTCCCGCTCGTGGACGAGACGGTGATCGTCGACGACACCGTCCGCCGCGACGAGCCGGGAGCCGGCGCGCCGGTGTTCTGACCGGCCCGGGCACGCATCGACCGCGCCCCGGTCACCGTGCGGTGGCCGGGGCGTCGTGCACCCTGGCACGGTCAGGCCCGGCGAGGCAGCACAGAGCGCGGGTCCCGGGCGTACGCAGCGGACTACCTCAGCCGGAACGCGACGCTGCTGACCAGGATGACGAGCACCGGCACCACCGTCAGCGTCGACCGCCGGGCCGGGGACACGCGTACCCGACCGTCGGTGACGTCCGTGCTCGCGAGCCAGGGAAGGCAGGCATTCCAGGTACTCCCTGGAATGCCGCACACGGCTTGACCCCAGCCTGGACGCGTCGCAGTTCGACGTCTGCAGGGCCGTCACCGCGAGACACCGCCCGCCCCGCAGGTGCAGCCGTAGGCCGATCATCCCGATGGAGACCCCGACGAGCGCCTGCCCACCGACCTCTTGCGTCCGCAGCAGGTTCCGCACCACGACGGAGCCGGGACGTACGTCGAGGCACGCACGCCCGCTCTGTCCCGCCAGGAGCACCACGGCGACGCCGAGCGTGGTCATGAACACGACGGAGAGTGTGTCGCTGTCCCGAACGGAGTTGGCGGCGACGGCTAGCGTCGCCATCACCAGCTCCGAGACGAGGTAGAAGGCGCGCGCGGGTTCGCTCGCGCGCCACCTCGCAAGCACCGATCCGGTCACAGGCGTCTCGGATGCCATGACGTCGGAGCGTATCGACGACGCCGAGGCCAGGCCCGCCTCGGCCGCCTGACACCCATCGACTACGAGACCATCAACACCCCTCAGGTCGCACTCGCCGCCTGGGACCCGCTGTCACCTAAACGTGCAGCAGACCCGAACGTCTCAGCGTGGACGGCCTGCGCCTCGACCAGGTCCCGCCACCCGGGTGCGCGCTGCTGCTGCACCAACGGCAACCGCGCAGGCCGCTGATACGCCGCAGGCAACCGCGCCAACAATTCCGGAGCC encodes the following:
- a CDS encoding AAA family ATPase, with translation MSAPALPGAQADPGDPRRPWRAGALLSVFAAAGVLTSADVRVAERLGLLTGEDDPTVHLAAALAVRAVRSGSVCVDLADAPTLTAEGSPDDPDAPVPDVPLPWPDLDAWTAAVRGSALVADGVDGPADRPVRWVDGRVYLDRYWRDEQVVRRDVDERLASLLDVDDAAVGAAVQARFPRPQDARQRLATATAALSRLTVLTGGPGTGKTTTVARLVAVLRDVAGPGLRVALAAPTGKAAARLQEAVNAELDRMARDAGDVAAAAPLTASTVHRLLGWRPSSTRFAHDRTHRLPHDVVVLDEASMVSLPLLARVLDALRPDARLVLVGDPDQLASVEVGAVLGDLVARPVRDGSLPGRLAGLLPGDVPGGDGPGGDGPGGDGPGGDGPVGDGPVAHGRGADPAADDARDRAALHGGVVRLVVPHRFGHDLGELADAVRRGDADTALTLLRAGGAHVSLVEPAGPTPTDDEVPGLRLDIAATGALIAASARAGDAAGALEALGTHRLLLAHRRGPAGVARWAALAQRWVEDATLDREHSPWAIGRPLLVTTNDRTTGLSNGDTGVIVSDGAGGVVAAFGEPRAPRLVRPHRLPAVEPVHAMTVHRAQGSQFALVSVVLPPASSPLLTRELLYTAVTRAREHVRVVGSADAVRVAVERPVRRASGLRFER
- a CDS encoding YbdD/YjiX family protein; the encoded protein is MRTRWSARSRRSTRWSATRTCSLVGSTDVSAPGAVPERGWSALSRASGVGRAGWTALSRVGRGVRWYVRELTGEAAYDRDVAAHARAHPDHPPLTRAQWWRARDDARESMAHDRCC
- a CDS encoding carbon starvation CstA family protein, which translates into the protein MTTTRDAQLPEYTPDEQAAVLRDDRGVPVGVVERPRWTPAKVALWVAISLVGAVGWTMLAIVRGERVNTIWFVVTAVATYTIAYRFYALYVQRRIMRPDDTRATPAERVNNGRDFDPTDRRVLYGHHFAAIAGAGPLVGPVLAAQMGYLPGTLWIILGVVVAGGVQDMLVLFYSMRRGGRSLGQMARDEIGRFGGTVAIVVVFVMLMIVLAVLALVCVNALAESPWGVFSVGCTIPIALLMGLYLRFLRPGRVTEVSLIGFAALLAAIIGGRWVAESSWGEFFHLAPTSLVVWMVIYGFLAAVLPVWLLLTPRDYLSTFMKVGTIVVLAVGIVVVRPIAQMPDVTEFAFNTEGPVFAGALFPFLFITIACGALSGMHAMVASGTTPKMIQKESQTRMIGYGGMLMESFVAVMALAAAVSLNQGVYFSMNMSPAAIQSTAGEQFSPDASPEENAEAAIGNLRVSDPAGNQPEITWDTVVDGEDVTLTGAAALEAVATDVGEPSVVSRTGGAPTLAVGMANIMHNVVGGKAMMSFWYHFAIMFEALFILSAVDAVTRVARFQLGDAIGNALPRFRDPSWRLGSWLTTGVVVAAWGSLLLMGVTDPNGGIRTLFPLFGIANQLIAACALTIVTVMVVKKGYVKWAWIPLLPLAFDTATTFAASYQKIFSSDLAVGYWALHQATKDKIAGGELSGQALADATATVRNSAIQGTLSIAFVVLVALLMAAALMSVVTALRAGAAQGKDVGDSEDPHVPSHFYAPSGLGAHPLERKVEAEYAVVGDPHLLAGGKH
- a CDS encoding SRPBCC family protein, with translation MTTEVEKSVLVNVPVSVAYNQWTQFEEFPHFMGGVKKVEQLSDDRLH